A part of Myxococcus landrumus genomic DNA contains:
- a CDS encoding PKD domain-containing protein: protein MIRWQVPGRWKSGFVALSLALGACGEPGGVDETQNWGSTPSPLVAPQIIITPAMVQPDGIRPTLGAYQKLYDEQTLLGDPRGSWTFKPATTWGNVAYQENQYPMGFVIDLGQLYDVTQVGVFDTYDNVGRDGYVYFSTGTPGAWSALPPLLTDQWEQWRLITVGVRTRYLHFSRNMDGASNEIVVFGTPAGTAPNAPPTVSAGLAQTVVLPTSSAQLTGTASDSDGQVTSQQWSQVSGPNPATLSAASTLTATATGLVEGLYEFELRVTDNQGASATSRTQVRVERAITGRGTLVAINKVGNTPGSYGYYLYLPAGYDTSDNWPIVFFLHGHGQRGNGTGTELAKVLEQGLPAYYGRDGRDYPFVMVAPQTNSLWNDYEIQYDLNPFLERMLTTYKVNRKRVYMTGLSMGGAGTFAYAGYFSSKLAAAAPVCNGGDGSSPTLGQNIVNANLPIWAVHARNDTGSYNMTARWFTHIGNALGNPQGVMDAPSLTDRDQTAFYRTATNRWQWVDGFSDHDANGNPPERPMILTLFTSGGHFIWDRVYKEDPRILSWMLAQQRP, encoded by the coding sequence GTGATTCGCTGGCAGGTTCCTGGACGCTGGAAGTCTGGCTTCGTCGCGTTGTCCCTGGCATTGGGCGCTTGTGGGGAGCCCGGTGGAGTCGATGAGACGCAGAACTGGGGCTCCACGCCGTCTCCGCTCGTGGCTCCGCAAATCATCATCACGCCGGCCATGGTCCAGCCGGATGGCATCCGGCCCACGCTGGGCGCGTATCAGAAGCTCTATGACGAGCAGACGCTCCTCGGCGACCCGCGAGGCTCGTGGACCTTCAAGCCCGCGACGACCTGGGGGAACGTCGCGTACCAGGAGAACCAGTACCCCATGGGTTTCGTCATCGACCTGGGGCAGCTCTACGACGTGACCCAGGTCGGGGTGTTCGACACCTACGACAACGTCGGCAGGGACGGGTACGTCTACTTCAGCACGGGGACTCCGGGGGCTTGGTCGGCGCTGCCCCCGCTGCTCACCGACCAGTGGGAGCAGTGGCGGCTCATCACCGTGGGCGTTCGCACGCGCTACCTCCACTTCTCGCGCAACATGGACGGCGCCTCCAATGAAATCGTCGTCTTCGGCACCCCGGCGGGTACCGCGCCCAACGCGCCTCCCACCGTGTCGGCGGGCTTGGCCCAGACGGTGGTGCTGCCCACGTCGTCCGCGCAACTGACGGGGACGGCCAGCGACAGCGATGGGCAGGTGACCTCCCAGCAGTGGTCGCAGGTCTCCGGGCCGAACCCCGCCACGCTCTCGGCCGCGAGCACGCTGACCGCCACGGCGACGGGGCTGGTGGAGGGGCTCTATGAGTTCGAACTGCGTGTGACGGACAACCAGGGCGCGAGCGCGACGTCACGCACCCAGGTTCGCGTGGAGCGCGCCATCACCGGGCGCGGCACCCTGGTGGCCATCAACAAGGTGGGCAACACGCCGGGCAGCTATGGCTACTACCTGTATCTGCCGGCGGGCTACGACACGAGCGACAACTGGCCCATCGTCTTCTTCCTGCACGGCCACGGGCAGCGGGGCAATGGCACGGGGACGGAACTGGCGAAGGTCCTCGAACAGGGGCTCCCCGCCTACTACGGTCGCGATGGCAGGGATTATCCGTTCGTCATGGTGGCGCCGCAGACCAACTCCCTGTGGAACGACTATGAAATCCAGTACGACCTGAACCCGTTCCTCGAGCGGATGCTGACGACCTACAAGGTCAACCGGAAGCGGGTGTACATGACAGGTCTCAGCATGGGAGGTGCGGGGACGTTCGCCTACGCGGGCTACTTCTCCTCGAAGCTCGCGGCCGCCGCGCCTGTCTGCAATGGCGGCGACGGCTCATCTCCGACGCTCGGGCAGAACATCGTGAACGCGAACCTCCCCATCTGGGCTGTCCATGCCAGGAATGACACGGGGTCCTATAATATGACGGCGCGCTGGTTCACGCATATCGGAAATGCCTTGGGCAACCCGCAGGGCGTCATGGATGCGCCCTCCCTGACGGACCGCGACCAGACCGCGTTCTATCGCACGGCGACGAACCGGTGGCAGTGGGTGGATGGCTTCTCCGACCATGACGCGAATGGCAATCCACCCGAGCGGCCCATGATTCTCACGCTCTTCACCTCGGGGGGACACTTCATCTGGGACCGCGTCTACAAGGAAGACCCCCGGATTCTGAGCTGGATGCTCGCGCAGCAGCGCCCCTGA